The following proteins are encoded in a genomic region of Dioscorea cayenensis subsp. rotundata cultivar TDr96_F1 chromosome 8, TDr96_F1_v2_PseudoChromosome.rev07_lg8_w22 25.fasta, whole genome shotgun sequence:
- the LOC120266389 gene encoding uncharacterized protein LOC120266389 encodes MAGLFTYSFAGVGFLAIAALESLSPSLPSTARPSLLFLRFFSTGVLSLLFLAYSFFSTISALFSHDDPIGASLPLSTLAASSLFLLYSLCGLLSLRSLLPVPLELLDLLLLFAFSQELLLLRLGLRKDTDGLEHRYTELLLVPVLICAICTLLSIARPRHASPRFIRAAALALHGTWLIQMGFSFFSSAMAHGCNLQTRSRTNFTIQCPGHAESHRASAIATLQFNCHLAFLIVISSAVYSVISGGKRLNGSRGYRPLNKELQRLNHVSPSRFTLLDDEVTEEIAVMSDANGHDVVLPVHEANGFHDSH; translated from the coding sequence ATGGCGGGCCTCTTCACCTACTCCTTCGCCGGCGTCGGCTTCCTCGCCATCGCCGCCCTCGAATCTCTCTCCCCTTCCCTCCCCTCCACTGCCCGCCCCTCCCTCCTCTTCCTGCGCTTCTTCTCCACCGGCGTGCTCTCTCTCCTCTTCCTCGCCTactccttcttctccaccatctctGCCCTCTTCTCCCACGACGACCCGATCGGCGCCTCCCTCCCTCTCAGCACCCTCGCCGCATCCTCTCTCTTCCTCCTCTACTCCCTCTGCGGCCTTCTCTCCCTCCGATCCCTCCTCCCTGTTCCTCTTGAGCTCCTcgatctcctcctcctcttcgcCTTCTCCCAGgaactcctcctcctccgcctcGGACTCCGCAAAGACACCGACGGCCTCGAGCACCGCTACACCGAGCTCCTCCTCGTCCCCGTCCTCATCTGCGCCATCTGCACCCTCCTATCCATCGCCCGCCCTCGCCACGCCAGCCCTCGCTTCATCCGCGCCGCCGCCCTCGCTCTCCACGGCACTTGGCTAATCCAGATGGggttctccttcttctccagcGCCATGGCCCATGGCTGCAATCTCCAAACTCGCAGCCGCACTAACTTCACTATCCAATGCCCCGGCCATGCGGAATCTCATCGAGCCAGCGCCATCGCCACTCTCCAGTTCAATTGCCACCTTGCCTTCCTAATCGTCATCTCCTCTGCGGTCTACTCGGTTATCTCCGGCGGAAAGAGGCTCAATGGGTCCAGAGGGTACAGACCTCTGAATAAGGAATTGCAGAGGTTGAACCATGTTTCTCCTTCCCGATTCACTTTGCTTGATGATGAGGTGACGGAGGAGATTGCCGTGATGAGCGATGCCAATGGGCATGATGTTGTGCTGCCTGTGCATGAGGCGAATGGTTTCCATGATTCTCACTGA